Proteins found in one Gordonia sp. PDNC005 genomic segment:
- a CDS encoding copper homeostasis protein CutC — translation MTALEIAVQDAAGAAVALAGGADRVELCAALGATGGLTPSPATIAAAVATGVEVHALIRNRPGGFVYTEDEITVLADDVRRAVDLGATGVVIGALRPDGALDTAATAILLDAAGDADVTFHRAIDIVSDPVRALRQLADIGVLRVLTSGGAPKAGDGLDTLSALISADTGVEVMAGGGVTPESIPALLAIGVDAIHLSAKAVVADPGATGPGGGTSVGLETTDPAVVAAARAGIYTKR, via the coding sequence ATGACGGCGTTGGAGATCGCGGTGCAGGACGCCGCGGGCGCAGCCGTCGCGCTCGCGGGCGGCGCCGATCGAGTGGAGTTGTGCGCGGCGCTCGGCGCCACCGGCGGGCTCACGCCCTCTCCAGCCACGATCGCCGCGGCCGTGGCGACCGGCGTCGAGGTGCACGCACTGATCCGCAACCGACCAGGCGGCTTCGTCTACACGGAGGACGAGATCACCGTCTTGGCCGACGATGTGCGGCGAGCCGTCGACCTCGGCGCCACCGGTGTTGTCATCGGGGCGCTGCGACCAGACGGTGCACTCGATACGGCGGCCACCGCGATTCTGCTCGACGCGGCAGGCGACGCCGACGTGACATTCCATCGTGCGATCGACATCGTAAGCGATCCCGTCCGGGCGCTGCGGCAGCTCGCCGACATCGGCGTCCTGCGGGTTCTCACGTCCGGAGGCGCACCGAAGGCGGGTGATGGTCTCGACACGCTCTCCGCCCTGATCTCCGCCGACACCGGGGTGGAGGTGATGGCAGGCGGAGGGGTCACGCCGGAGTCGATACCGGCGCTGCTCGCGATCGGCGTGGACGCCATCCATCTGTCGGCGAAAGCAGTCGTCGCCGATCCGGGCGCAACGGGCCCCGGCGGCGGCACCTCGGTCGGCCTCGAAACGACCGACCCGGCAGTCGTCGCCGCGGCGCGCGCCGGGATCTACACGAAGAGGTAG
- the pyk gene encoding pyruvate kinase produces MTRRTKIVCTLGPATNTEESITTLVECGMNVARLNFSHGAHSDHESVYKAVRAASVNTGKTVGILADLQGPKIRLGKFEDNGRPNGAVDWNNGEQVRITVDDVIGDHDRVSTTYKNLAIDARPGDRLLIDDGKVGLTVDTVDGNDVVCTVTEGGTVSNNKGLSMPGMNISVPAMSEKDVADLEFSLQLGVDMVALSFVRSPADVELVHEVMDRVGRRVPVIAKLEKPEAIDNLEAVVLAFDAIMVARGDLGVEMPLEQVPLVQKRAIQMARENAKPVIVATQMLDSMIENSRPTRAEASDVANAVLDGADAVMLSGETSVGKYPHDTVRTMARIVSAAEGGSRDVPPLKHVPRTRRGVVTYAARDIAERLNVDAIVTFTESGDTARRVARLHPRVPLFAFTATESTRNYLSVSWGVDPNLVIRLSHTDEMINQVDDVLVKSGHLKHGDVVVIVAGAPASVIGSTNFVHVHRIGEQDH; encoded by the coding sequence GTGACTCGTCGAACTAAGATCGTTTGTACCCTGGGCCCTGCTACCAACACTGAAGAGAGCATCACCACTCTTGTCGAGTGCGGCATGAACGTCGCGCGACTCAACTTCAGCCACGGAGCCCACAGCGACCACGAAAGCGTGTACAAGGCGGTACGCGCGGCGAGCGTCAACACGGGCAAGACCGTCGGCATTCTGGCCGACCTGCAGGGCCCGAAGATCCGCCTCGGCAAGTTCGAGGACAACGGTCGCCCGAACGGCGCCGTCGACTGGAACAACGGTGAGCAGGTCCGCATCACCGTCGACGACGTCATCGGGGATCACGATCGAGTGTCGACGACGTACAAGAACCTCGCGATCGACGCTCGCCCCGGCGACCGGCTCCTCATCGACGACGGCAAAGTCGGGCTCACTGTCGACACCGTCGACGGCAACGACGTGGTCTGCACCGTCACCGAGGGCGGGACGGTCAGCAACAACAAGGGCCTGTCGATGCCGGGTATGAACATCTCGGTTCCGGCGATGTCGGAGAAGGACGTCGCCGACCTCGAGTTCTCCCTCCAACTCGGCGTCGACATGGTCGCTCTGTCGTTCGTGCGCAGCCCGGCGGATGTGGAGCTCGTGCACGAGGTGATGGATCGTGTGGGCCGCCGCGTCCCGGTGATCGCGAAGCTGGAGAAGCCCGAGGCGATCGACAACCTCGAAGCCGTCGTCCTCGCCTTCGACGCCATCATGGTGGCCCGTGGCGACCTCGGTGTCGAGATGCCCCTCGAACAGGTTCCGCTGGTCCAGAAGCGCGCCATCCAGATGGCCCGAGAGAACGCGAAGCCGGTCATCGTCGCGACGCAGATGCTCGACTCGATGATCGAGAACTCGCGCCCGACGCGAGCGGAGGCATCCGACGTCGCGAACGCAGTGCTCGACGGCGCCGACGCTGTGATGCTGTCCGGCGAGACGTCTGTCGGCAAGTACCCGCACGACACCGTGCGGACCATGGCGCGCATCGTCTCGGCCGCCGAAGGCGGCAGCCGCGACGTCCCGCCGCTCAAGCACGTGCCCCGGACTCGCCGCGGAGTGGTCACGTACGCCGCACGCGACATCGCCGAACGACTCAACGTCGACGCGATCGTCACGTTCACCGAGTCGGGAGACACTGCGCGCCGTGTGGCACGACTTCATCCGCGTGTTCCGCTGTTCGCATTCACCGCGACCGAGTCGACGCGCAACTACCTGTCGGTGAGCTGGGGTGTGGACCCGAACCTTGTCATCCGCCTTTCCCATACGGACGAGATGATCAACCAGGTCGACGACGTGCTCGTCAAGAGCGGGCATCTCAAGCATGGCGACGTTGTTGTGATCGTGGCTGGTGCGCCGGCATCGGTGATCGGCTCGACGAACTTCGTCCACGTCCACCGCATCGGCGAGCAGGACCACTGA
- a CDS encoding anthranilate synthase component I translates to MSPHTTSLDEFLDLAADHRVVPVTRKLLADSETPLSAYRKLAGDRDGTFLLESAPNGQSWSRWSFIGSGSTALTVSDGAAHWWGSVPAGAPIGGDPLAALAESLRLLQTEALADMPPLTGGFVGFMAYDFVRRLERLPSTTVDDLELPDMFWLLTSELAAFDHHEGTITLIANAINWDGSDERADEAYADAVRRLDDMAAALAAPAPSTVSTFERPTPDYTSQRTLDEYRVIVEDVVEEIEAGEAFQVVPSQRFSMDTGADPLDVYRVLRASNPSPYMYFVRVPGVGRDPFTIVGSSPEALVTVTEGVATTHPIAGTRWRGATEAEDQLLAKGLLEDEKENSEHLMLVDLGRNDLGRVCEPGTVRVTDYRRVERYSHVMHLVSTVSGRLRDGKHALDAVTACFPAGTLTGAPKVRAMEIIEEHELTRRGLYGGIVGYLDFAGDADTAIAIRTALMSGGTAFVQAGGGVVADSDAEYEFNEARNKATAVLNAVAAAGTVTRVGDNS, encoded by the coding sequence ATGAGCCCGCACACCACGTCGCTCGACGAGTTCCTCGACCTGGCGGCCGATCACCGCGTGGTCCCGGTCACGCGTAAGCTGCTCGCCGACTCGGAGACCCCGCTCTCGGCGTACCGCAAGCTTGCGGGCGATCGCGACGGCACATTTCTGCTCGAATCGGCGCCCAACGGGCAGTCGTGGTCCCGCTGGTCGTTCATCGGGTCCGGCTCGACGGCGCTGACAGTCTCCGACGGCGCCGCGCACTGGTGGGGTTCGGTGCCCGCGGGCGCCCCCATCGGAGGTGATCCGCTGGCGGCGCTCGCCGAGTCGTTGCGTCTGCTGCAGACCGAAGCGCTCGCTGACATGCCGCCACTGACGGGCGGGTTCGTCGGGTTCATGGCCTACGACTTCGTCCGACGGCTGGAGCGACTGCCGTCCACGACGGTCGACGACCTCGAATTGCCCGACATGTTCTGGCTGCTGACATCCGAGCTCGCGGCGTTCGATCACCATGAAGGCACCATCACGTTGATCGCCAACGCGATCAACTGGGACGGCAGTGACGAACGGGCCGACGAGGCGTACGCAGACGCGGTCCGACGTCTCGACGACATGGCCGCGGCACTCGCGGCGCCGGCCCCGTCGACCGTGTCGACGTTCGAGCGCCCGACGCCGGACTACACCTCGCAGCGGACCCTCGACGAGTATCGGGTGATCGTCGAGGACGTGGTCGAGGAGATCGAGGCAGGCGAAGCGTTCCAGGTGGTGCCCTCGCAGCGGTTCTCGATGGACACGGGTGCCGACCCGCTCGACGTCTACCGTGTGCTCCGGGCGTCCAATCCGAGCCCGTACATGTACTTTGTCCGGGTGCCCGGTGTGGGCCGTGACCCGTTCACCATCGTCGGCTCGTCACCCGAGGCTCTCGTCACGGTCACCGAGGGAGTCGCCACCACGCACCCGATCGCGGGCACCCGCTGGCGCGGAGCCACCGAAGCGGAGGATCAACTCCTCGCCAAGGGCCTGCTCGAGGACGAGAAGGAGAACTCGGAACACCTGATGCTCGTCGACCTCGGACGGAACGACCTCGGCCGCGTGTGCGAGCCGGGCACGGTCCGCGTGACGGACTACCGTCGGGTGGAGCGCTACAGCCATGTGATGCACCTGGTGTCGACGGTGTCGGGACGCTTGCGCGACGGCAAGCACGCGCTCGACGCCGTCACCGCGTGTTTCCCTGCGGGCACCCTGACCGGGGCGCCGAAAGTGCGGGCCATGGAGATCATCGAGGAGCACGAGCTCACTCGGCGTGGCCTCTACGGCGGCATCGTCGGGTATCTCGACTTCGCGGGCGACGCCGACACCGCGATCGCGATCCGCACCGCGCTGATGTCCGGCGGCACGGCATTCGTGCAGGCCGGCGGGGGCGTGGTCGCCGACAGCGACGCCGAGTACGAGTTCAACGAGGCGCGCAACAAGGCGACGGCCGTTCTCAACGCAGTTGCGGCGGCCGGGACCGTGACACGAGTCGGAGACAACTCATGA
- a CDS encoding TIGR02234 family membrane protein, with protein sequence MSDDTTDQPKPNRRLQGIASLLLIAAAGALWGSSRMKWAEVLGADGMSLPRVFEVLGSDWSPWLTGVAALFGAGVVAQFAVRGWALRVVAVIIAVAGVLSAVPAFTLIRDGADDLYASTRIDIPGRYKIEAVTANTTPGYLLLAGAVCAVVAAVLMMRGASARGMSSKYSSPAARQEELEKKVFAERERRLAAEGNDNAPGAADGNERLMWDSLDSGVDPTDD encoded by the coding sequence ATGAGCGACGACACGACCGACCAGCCGAAGCCGAACCGTCGCCTCCAGGGCATCGCGAGTCTGCTGCTGATCGCGGCGGCAGGCGCGCTGTGGGGATCGTCGCGGATGAAGTGGGCGGAGGTGCTCGGCGCCGACGGCATGTCCCTGCCGAGGGTGTTCGAGGTACTCGGATCGGACTGGAGTCCGTGGTTGACCGGCGTCGCCGCGCTGTTCGGCGCGGGTGTCGTCGCCCAGTTCGCGGTCCGCGGCTGGGCGCTGAGGGTGGTCGCAGTCATCATCGCCGTCGCCGGAGTCCTGTCGGCCGTTCCTGCGTTCACACTGATCAGAGACGGTGCGGACGACCTGTACGCGTCGACCCGGATCGACATCCCCGGCCGCTACAAGATCGAGGCCGTCACTGCGAACACAACACCCGGGTACCTCCTGCTCGCGGGTGCGGTGTGTGCCGTCGTCGCGGCCGTCCTGATGATGCGCGGCGCGTCGGCCCGAGGCATGTCGTCGAAGTACAGCTCTCCAGCCGCCCGCCAAGAGGAACTGGAGAAGAAGGTGTTCGCCGAACGCGAGCGTCGTCTCGCCGCGGAGGGGAACGACAACGCTCCGGGCGCTGCGGACGGAAACGAGCGACTCATGTGGGACTCGCTCGACAGCGGTGTGGATCCGACGGACGACTGA
- the lgt gene encoding prolipoprotein diacylglyceryl transferase has translation MTAGDVVLAYIPSPPQGVWHLGPLPLRAYALFIIVGIIVAVWWGDRRWQARGGQPGDVLDVALISVPFGLVGGRLYHVVTDWWRYFGDDGKGLAAVFQVWDGGLGIWGAVALGGVGAWVGCRWKGIKLPPFGDALAPAILAAQAIGRIGNYFNQELYGDSTTVPWGLELYQRVNPDTGAAGVSVIDGVSNGHVVGVVHPTFLYELVWNLLIVAALVFVDRRFRIGHGRLFALYVAGYCVGRFWIELMRTDEATHILGLRVNVLVAALVFLGAALYVVIAPKGREEGLSMFRPERAELLASEGEVGYIPPTLDDEYDDSDFEYDDADEEDYVDDEYAVEDSADGVDLDKRVDTIDGTDTDTSVEESVDAVVEEPAEDAADAVVEDEPVEESVDAVVEKPVEDEVDESSVESTADAVVEDEPVEAFVEESVDAVVEEPAEDAADAVVEDEPAETVVEESVSDVVEDAPAEAEETPSASSVTHVVTTGGQDGDAEAEPTIVDVEDEVEELDVPTVEEVRSGTPTIVAHEVGESFTVSSSDSGLDAITVVEENPGWSAGAIEIRPAAPKDEPNDGV, from the coding sequence GTGACTGCAGGAGACGTCGTCCTCGCCTATATCCCGAGCCCGCCGCAGGGCGTGTGGCATTTGGGCCCGCTGCCGCTTCGTGCGTACGCGTTGTTCATCATCGTCGGCATCATCGTCGCGGTCTGGTGGGGTGACCGTCGCTGGCAAGCGCGCGGTGGCCAGCCGGGCGACGTGCTGGACGTTGCACTCATCTCGGTGCCGTTCGGCCTGGTCGGCGGCCGTTTGTATCACGTCGTCACAGACTGGTGGCGATACTTCGGCGACGACGGCAAAGGCCTGGCAGCCGTTTTCCAGGTCTGGGACGGCGGACTCGGCATCTGGGGCGCGGTTGCGCTCGGTGGCGTCGGCGCGTGGGTCGGCTGCCGCTGGAAGGGCATCAAACTGCCGCCGTTCGGCGACGCCCTCGCACCTGCGATTCTCGCCGCTCAGGCGATCGGCCGAATCGGCAACTACTTCAACCAGGAGCTGTACGGCGATTCGACGACGGTGCCATGGGGTCTTGAGCTGTACCAACGCGTCAACCCAGACACCGGTGCCGCCGGAGTCTCGGTGATCGACGGCGTCTCGAACGGTCACGTCGTCGGCGTTGTGCATCCGACGTTCCTGTACGAGCTCGTCTGGAACCTGTTGATCGTCGCCGCACTCGTGTTCGTCGACCGCCGTTTCCGGATCGGTCATGGCAGGCTCTTCGCGCTGTACGTCGCCGGCTACTGCGTCGGCCGCTTCTGGATCGAACTGATGCGAACCGACGAGGCGACCCACATCCTCGGACTTCGGGTCAACGTCTTGGTCGCCGCGCTCGTGTTCCTCGGCGCAGCCCTGTACGTCGTCATCGCGCCGAAGGGCCGCGAAGAGGGCCTGTCGATGTTCCGCCCGGAGCGCGCCGAGCTTCTGGCCTCCGAAGGCGAGGTCGGCTACATTCCACCGACTCTCGATGACGAGTACGACGATTCCGATTTCGAGTACGACGACGCCGATGAGGAGGACTACGTCGACGACGAGTACGCCGTCGAAGATTCTGCCGACGGTGTCGATCTCGACAAGCGCGTGGACACGATCGACGGCACAGACACCGATACCTCTGTCGAGGAGTCGGTCGACGCCGTGGTCGAGGAACCCGCTGAGGACGCGGCTGACGCGGTTGTTGAGGACGAGCCTGTCGAGGAGTCGGTCGACGCCGTGGTGGAGAAACCTGTTGAGGACGAGGTCGACGAGAGTTCCGTCGAGAGCACGGCTGACGCGGTTGTTGAGGACGAGCCTGTCGAGGCCTTCGTCGAGGAGTCGGTCGACGCCGTGGTCGAGGAACCTGCTGAGGACGCGGCTGACGCGGTTGTTGAGGACGAGCCTGCCGAGACCGTCGTCGAGGAGTCGGTCAGCGATGTTGTCGAAGACGCGCCCGCCGAGGCAGAAGAGACTCCGTCCGCCAGTTCTGTCACGCATGTGGTCACAACTGGCGGACAGGACGGCGACGCGGAAGCGGAACCGACGATCGTCGACGTAGAAGACGAAGTCGAAGAGCTCGATGTGCCGACGGTCGAAGAGGTTCGGTCGGGGACACCTACGATCGTCGCGCATGAGGTGGGAGAGTCGTTCACCGTGTCGTCGTCGGACTCCGGTCTGGACGCGATCACCGTCGTCGAAGAGAACCCGGGATGGTCCGCCGGCGCTATCGAGATCCGCCCCGCCGCACCGAAAGACGAGCCGAACGACGGAGTCTGA
- the hisF gene encoding imidazole glycerol phosphate synthase subunit HisF, whose translation MSVAVRVIPCLDVDGGRVVKGVNFENLRDAGDPVELAARYDAEGADELTFLDVTASSSGRSTMIEVVRRTADQIFIPLTVGGGIRTVDDVDTMLRAGADKVSVNTAAIARPEVLDEMSRRFGSQCIVLSVDARTVPETGEKTSSGWEVTTHGGRRGTGIDAVEWARRGAELGVGEILLNSMDADGTKDGFDLDMIRAVRAAVTIPVIASGGAGAVDDFAPAVDAGADAVLAASVFHFGELTIGQVKDAMRADGITVR comes from the coding sequence GTGAGTGTTGCGGTGCGGGTCATCCCGTGTCTGGACGTCGACGGCGGCCGGGTGGTCAAGGGCGTCAACTTCGAGAACCTGCGTGATGCGGGCGATCCTGTCGAGCTCGCCGCACGCTACGACGCGGAGGGAGCCGACGAGCTGACCTTCCTCGACGTCACCGCGTCGAGTTCGGGCCGGTCGACGATGATCGAGGTGGTCCGTCGGACCGCGGACCAGATCTTCATCCCGCTGACCGTCGGCGGCGGCATCCGCACCGTCGACGACGTCGACACCATGCTGCGTGCCGGAGCCGACAAGGTGAGCGTCAACACGGCGGCGATCGCCCGTCCCGAGGTGCTCGACGAGATGAGCCGTCGTTTCGGCTCGCAATGCATCGTGCTGTCGGTGGACGCTCGGACTGTTCCCGAGACAGGGGAGAAGACGTCGTCCGGGTGGGAAGTGACAACACACGGTGGTCGTCGCGGCACCGGGATCGACGCTGTCGAATGGGCACGTCGCGGCGCGGAGCTCGGTGTGGGGGAGATCCTGCTCAACTCGATGGATGCGGACGGGACCAAGGACGGGTTCGACCTGGACATGATCCGCGCGGTGCGTGCGGCCGTCACGATCCCGGTCATCGCGTCCGGCGGCGCAGGCGCTGTCGACGACTTCGCGCCTGCCGTCGACGCGGGTGCCGACGCAGTGTTGGCCGCATCCGTCTTCCACTTCGGAGAGCTGACGATCGGCCAGGTCAAAGACGCGATGCGGGCCGACGGCATCACCGTCCGCTGA
- the trpB gene encoding tryptophan synthase subunit beta: MDHVTDQTDFPKASDGVADIAQIGPDEHGHWGEFGGRHVPEALMAVIDEVTVTYEKLRTDTEFLEELDRLQRDYSGRPSPLYEATRLSEAAGGARLFLKREDLNHTGSHKINNVLGQALLAKRMGKTRVIAETGAGQHGVATATACALLDLECLIYMGRVDTERQALNVARMQLLGATVVAVESGSATLKDAINEALRDWVTNADNTYYCFGTAAGPHPFPMLVRDFQRIIGMEARYQILEKIGRLPDAVTACVGGGSNAIGIFHPFIDDESVRLVGFEAAGDGVETGRHAATFTGGTPGAFQGAYSYLLQDEDGQTIESHSISAGLDYPGVGPEHAHLLEIGRAEYRPVTDTEAMDALALLSRREGIIPAIESAHAVAGALELGQELGEGAVIVVNLSGRGDKDVDTAAEWFGLFGKPPSETEYAAQLAASTTGEDK; this comes from the coding sequence ATGGATCACGTGACCGATCAGACCGACTTTCCCAAGGCCAGCGACGGCGTCGCCGACATCGCGCAGATCGGACCTGACGAGCACGGCCACTGGGGCGAGTTCGGCGGTCGTCATGTGCCCGAGGCGTTGATGGCGGTGATCGACGAGGTCACCGTCACCTACGAGAAGCTCCGCACCGACACCGAGTTCCTCGAGGAACTCGATCGCCTGCAGCGTGACTATTCGGGCCGTCCCTCTCCGCTGTACGAGGCGACGCGCCTGTCGGAGGCGGCAGGCGGTGCACGACTGTTCCTCAAGCGTGAGGACCTGAACCACACCGGTTCGCACAAGATCAACAATGTCCTCGGCCAGGCACTGCTCGCCAAGCGCATGGGCAAGACCCGCGTGATCGCCGAGACCGGGGCGGGACAGCACGGCGTGGCGACGGCTACAGCGTGTGCACTGCTCGATCTCGAATGCCTCATCTACATGGGCCGGGTCGACACCGAGCGCCAGGCGCTCAACGTCGCCCGCATGCAATTGCTCGGCGCCACAGTCGTCGCTGTCGAATCCGGTTCTGCGACGCTCAAGGACGCGATCAACGAAGCGTTGCGCGACTGGGTGACCAACGCCGACAACACCTACTACTGTTTCGGCACCGCGGCCGGACCGCACCCGTTCCCGATGTTGGTTCGCGACTTCCAGCGGATCATCGGCATGGAGGCGCGGTACCAGATTCTCGAGAAGATCGGTCGGCTGCCGGACGCCGTCACTGCGTGTGTCGGCGGCGGATCGAATGCGATCGGCATCTTCCATCCCTTCATCGACGACGAAAGTGTTCGTCTCGTCGGATTCGAGGCGGCAGGCGACGGCGTCGAGACCGGTCGTCACGCGGCCACGTTCACCGGCGGAACCCCCGGAGCGTTCCAGGGGGCTTACTCCTATCTCCTCCAGGACGAGGACGGGCAGACGATCGAATCGCACTCGATCTCGGCTGGTCTTGACTACCCGGGTGTCGGTCCGGAGCACGCTCACCTGCTCGAGATCGGTCGGGCTGAGTACCGACCCGTCACCGACACCGAGGCCATGGACGCACTCGCGCTGCTGTCACGACGGGAAGGCATCATCCCGGCGATCGAATCTGCACATGCCGTTGCCGGCGCACTCGAGCTCGGCCAGGAACTGGGGGAGGGCGCGGTCATCGTCGTCAACCTGTCCGGCCGCGGTGACAAGGACGTCGACACCGCCGCCGAGTGGTTCGGTCTGTTCGGCAAGCCGCCGTCAGAGACCGAGTACGCCGCTCAGTTGGCCGCATCCACCACAGGGGAAGACAAGTGA
- the trpA gene encoding tryptophan synthase subunit alpha — MTVTAPASRLGDTFAACRDENRAALIGYLPVGYPDPAGSLETLRTMVSAGCDIVELGIPYSDPVMDGPTVAKAAISALAQGTRVRDVFAAAEVVAAAGAKPVVMSYWNLILKYGVDAFARDLASAGGLGIITPNLIPEEGAQWHTASDAHGLDRIYLVAPSSTPERLAMTVNECRGFVYAASTMGVTGARSTVSSAAPELCSRVREVSDIPIGVGLGVRSGDQAAEIGAYADGVIVGSAIVSAAADSQKAVASLVDELAQGVRRARA, encoded by the coding sequence GTGACCGTCACCGCACCCGCATCCCGCCTCGGCGACACGTTCGCCGCCTGCCGTGACGAGAATCGCGCGGCGCTGATCGGCTACCTGCCGGTCGGCTACCCCGACCCCGCCGGCTCGCTGGAGACACTGCGCACGATGGTGTCCGCGGGCTGCGACATCGTCGAACTCGGCATCCCGTACTCCGACCCGGTGATGGACGGCCCGACGGTGGCGAAGGCCGCCATCTCGGCGCTCGCACAGGGCACGCGAGTCCGGGACGTGTTCGCCGCCGCCGAGGTCGTGGCTGCGGCCGGCGCGAAGCCAGTCGTGATGAGTTACTGGAATCTGATCCTCAAGTACGGCGTCGACGCGTTCGCTCGCGACCTCGCCTCCGCCGGCGGGCTCGGGATCATCACCCCGAATCTCATCCCGGAGGAGGGCGCGCAGTGGCACACGGCGTCCGACGCCCACGGATTGGACCGCATCTACCTCGTCGCGCCGTCGTCCACGCCTGAGCGGCTGGCGATGACTGTCAATGAGTGCCGTGGGTTTGTGTACGCCGCGTCGACGATGGGTGTCACCGGTGCTCGGTCGACCGTGTCGAGTGCTGCGCCGGAATTGTGCAGCCGTGTCCGAGAGGTCTCGGACATCCCGATCGGCGTCGGCCTCGGTGTCCGCAGCGGTGACCAGGCGGCTGAGATCGGTGCATACGCCGACGGTGTGATCGTCGGCTCGGCGATCGTGAGTGCCGCAGCGGACAGCCAGAAGGCCGTGGCGTCGCTGGTCGACGAGTTGGCACAGGGAGTGCGCCGGGCTCGCGCCTGA
- the trpC gene encoding indole-3-glycerol phosphate synthase TrpC encodes MSSQSVLDSIIDGVKADVAAREAVLDLAAVKALAAKAPEPRDAAAALRMPDIGVIAEVKRASPSKGQLSNITDPASLAKQYEDGGARVISVLTEERRFNGSLADLDAVRAVVDIPVLRKDFIVGPYQIHEARAHGADVILLIVAALEQKVLASLLDRTESLGMTALVEVHTEEEANRALEAGASVVGVNARDLKTLTVDRDVFSRIAPGLPSDVVRIAESGVRGTADLLAYAGAGADAVLVGEGLVTSGDPRAAVADLVAAGAHPSCPKPSR; translated from the coding sequence ATGAGCAGCCAGTCAGTGCTCGATTCGATCATCGACGGTGTCAAGGCCGACGTCGCGGCGCGCGAAGCCGTGCTCGACCTGGCCGCAGTGAAGGCACTCGCCGCGAAGGCTCCCGAGCCCCGGGACGCCGCCGCCGCGCTCCGCATGCCCGACATCGGAGTGATCGCCGAGGTGAAGCGAGCGAGCCCGTCCAAGGGGCAGCTGTCGAACATCACCGATCCCGCGAGCCTCGCCAAACAGTACGAGGACGGTGGGGCGCGGGTCATCAGCGTCCTCACCGAGGAGCGCCGGTTCAACGGTTCGCTCGCCGACCTCGACGCCGTTCGTGCCGTCGTGGACATCCCGGTGCTGCGCAAGGACTTCATCGTCGGGCCGTACCAGATCCATGAGGCACGGGCTCACGGTGCCGACGTCATCCTGCTGATCGTCGCCGCTCTGGAGCAGAAGGTGCTCGCGTCGCTGCTCGACCGCACGGAGTCGTTGGGCATGACCGCTCTTGTCGAGGTGCACACTGAGGAAGAGGCGAACCGCGCGCTCGAAGCGGGTGCAAGTGTCGTCGGCGTCAACGCCCGCGATCTGAAGACCCTCACGGTGGACCGCGACGTGTTCTCACGGATCGCGCCCGGTCTGCCGTCGGACGTCGTCCGGATCGCCGAGTCGGGTGTTCGCGGAACCGCCGATCTGCTGGCGTACGCGGGCGCGGGCGCCGACGCGGTGCTCGTCGGCGAGGGACTCGTGACGTCGGGCGACCCTCGTGCGGCCGTCGCCGACCTGGTCGCAGCGGGTGCGCATCCGTCGTGCCCGAAGCCCTCGCGCTGA
- a CDS encoding 4-oxalocrotonate tautomerase family protein, translated as MPLIQISQTAGLSDAVKRETIAAVTDAYAKATGKNPDSVWVTITEIPRSQWGVGGEPLG; from the coding sequence ATGCCGCTGATCCAGATCTCGCAGACCGCAGGACTCTCCGACGCGGTGAAGCGTGAGACGATCGCCGCCGTCACCGACGCTTACGCGAAGGCGACGGGCAAGAACCCCGACTCGGTGTGGGTGACGATCACCGAGATCCCGCGCAGTCAGTGGGGCGTCGGCGGGGAACCTCTCGGATGA
- the hisI gene encoding phosphoribosyl-AMP cyclohydrolase: MALPAELAAKLKRGPDGLFAAIAQERDTGIVLMMAWMDDEALERTLATRKGTYYSRSRQEYWVKGETSGHTQYVHDIRIDCDGDTLLLTVDQVGAACHTGNHSCFDTEPLEFADSVIDSTDPDTGGQ, encoded by the coding sequence ATGGCATTGCCCGCAGAACTCGCGGCGAAACTCAAACGCGGTCCGGACGGCCTGTTCGCCGCCATCGCTCAGGAACGGGACACCGGCATCGTCCTGATGATGGCGTGGATGGACGACGAGGCTCTCGAGCGGACCCTTGCCACCCGAAAAGGCACCTATTACTCGCGGTCGCGCCAGGAGTACTGGGTCAAGGGCGAGACGAGCGGTCATACCCAGTACGTGCACGACATCCGGATCGACTGCGACGGGGACACTCTGCTCCTCACCGTCGACCAGGTGGGCGCGGCCTGCCACACCGGCAATCACAGTTGCTTCGACACCGAGCCGCTGGAGTTCGCCGACTCCGTCATCGACTCCACCGATCCCGACACAGGAGGGCAGTGA